In a genomic window of Pedobacter sp. KBS0701:
- a CDS encoding ABC transporter permease — MLKNYFKIALAVLKRRKFFTFISLFGISFTLTILMVVTALADKMISPDYPDYKRERSLYIERIEIKNSKEGWMNSSNVSVYFLEHYVATLKNLQKMAITSGSKSSNAYVNNKKLVIGYQYTNADYWNVLEYKFLEGKAFSQKEIDNAELVAVISKETKEAYFGDEKFVVGKFISADNINYRVIGVVENVSETVRNFNGDMYLPYSIAKENRNNTDVMGAYNAVLLAKSKADIPKLEKEFKQMIKKVPIPKDFDKLYCNADPFFTSVSRRIGGDSTNGAVAKVIILAGGFILLFLLLPTINLVNINITRIMERSSEIGVRKAFGASSKTLVYQFIVENMILTFLGGFIGIILSLIVIALINESDFLSNMRLTMNFAVLFYSFLACVFFGLISGVYPAWRMSKLNVVKALKA, encoded by the coding sequence ATGCTAAAAAACTACTTTAAAATAGCCTTGGCTGTATTGAAACGGAGAAAATTCTTCACTTTCATCAGCCTGTTCGGGATCAGCTTTACGCTCACCATTTTGATGGTGGTTACGGCACTGGCTGATAAAATGATCAGTCCGGATTACCCCGATTATAAAAGAGAACGTTCATTATATATAGAAAGGATTGAAATCAAAAATTCTAAAGAAGGTTGGATGAACAGCAGTAATGTTTCCGTTTATTTTTTGGAACATTATGTAGCCACATTAAAAAACCTGCAAAAAATGGCCATTACCTCGGGTTCCAAATCATCTAATGCTTATGTAAACAATAAAAAACTGGTTATAGGCTATCAATACACCAATGCAGATTACTGGAATGTACTGGAATATAAATTTCTGGAAGGAAAAGCCTTTTCACAGAAGGAAATCGATAATGCAGAATTGGTTGCGGTAATTTCGAAAGAAACAAAGGAAGCCTATTTTGGTGATGAAAAATTTGTTGTGGGTAAATTTATTTCTGCAGACAACATCAATTACAGGGTTATTGGGGTAGTTGAAAATGTATCAGAAACAGTCCGGAATTTTAATGGCGATATGTATTTACCTTACAGTATTGCAAAAGAAAATCGCAACAACACTGATGTAATGGGCGCTTACAATGCAGTTCTGCTCGCAAAAAGTAAGGCCGATATTCCTAAATTAGAAAAGGAATTTAAGCAGATGATAAAGAAAGTGCCTATTCCAAAAGATTTTGATAAACTGTACTGTAATGCTGATCCGTTTTTTACCAGCGTTAGCAGAAGAATTGGAGGCGACTCTACAAATGGTGCAGTTGCAAAGGTAATTATTTTGGCCGGCGGGTTTATACTGCTTTTCTTGCTACTGCCAACCATCAACCTGGTTAACATCAACATTACCAGAATTATGGAACGTTCGTCTGAAATTGGCGTCCGTAAAGCCTTTGGTGCCTCTTCGAAAACATTGGTTTACCAGTTTATTGTAGAAAATATGATCCTTACCTTTCTTGGTGGATTTATCGGCATCATCCTTTCGCTTATTGTGATTGCACTTATTAATGAATCCGATTTTCTTTCCAACATGCGCCTTACAATGAATTTCGCAGTATTGTTCTATAGTTTCCTTGCCTGCGTATTTTTCGGACTCATTTCTGGTGTTTATCCAGCCTGGCGCATGTCGAAATTGAATGTAGTTAAAGCCCTTAAAGCCTAA
- a CDS encoding ABC transporter ATP-binding protein — MIRLQNIEKVYRTDTVETLAINGISLDIAKGEFLSIMGPSGCGKSTLLNIMGLLDEPSKGNIEIDEQDISRFSDQKLAKFRNQKLGFIFQSYHLINDLRVLDNVELPLLYRTSSAKERKVLATAALEKVGLSNRLKHFPTQLSGGQRQRVAIARAIVGNPQIILADEPTGNLDSAMGNEIMDILINLNKNEGTTIVMVTHDESMAHKTHRLVRLFDGSQVQ, encoded by the coding sequence ATGATTCGCTTACAAAACATTGAAAAAGTTTACCGGACCGATACGGTAGAAACACTTGCCATCAACGGAATCAGCCTGGATATTGCCAAAGGTGAGTTTCTTTCGATCATGGGGCCATCGGGCTGTGGTAAAAGTACGCTCCTGAATATCATGGGTTTACTGGATGAGCCATCAAAAGGAAACATTGAAATCGACGAACAGGATATCAGCCGGTTTTCAGATCAGAAACTGGCAAAATTCAGAAATCAAAAACTGGGTTTTATCTTTCAAAGTTATCACCTTATCAATGACCTTAGGGTACTGGACAATGTAGAATTACCCCTATTGTACCGTACTTCATCGGCCAAAGAAAGAAAAGTACTTGCTACTGCAGCTTTAGAAAAAGTTGGGTTAAGCAACCGCTTAAAACATTTCCCCACGCAGCTTTCGGGCGGTCAGCGGCAGCGTGTGGCCATTGCAAGGGCTATAGTTGGCAATCCACAGATTATTTTAGCCGATGAACCCACCGGAAATCTAGATAGTGCCATGGGAAATGAGATTATGGATATCCTGATCAACCTGAATAAAAATGAAGGCACCACCATTGTTATGGTAACGCATGATGAAAGTATGGCACATAAAACACACCGCCTGGTGCGTCTGTTTGATGGTTCACAAGTTCAATAA
- a CDS encoding TolC family protein: MRGKFLLMGLLIMVTLKGFAFPKTDTLQFTLQQVVEMAKANSIAAKQAITVKETKYWEWRTFKSNYQPQLALEGILPGYTKTYTQVQQPNGSILFQPVHYDNSSLTLNFSQSIAATGGNIYGTTQLQRFDDFDRKSVLYNGIPYGIGYTQPLLQFNSLKWDKKIEPLKFNESKQVFIETQEKIAITVTEYFFDLLLAQVNLNIADLNYGNTKRILTIAGTKFELGKISKNEMLQLQLEVLNAQKAVGTAKRDVEIATLNLRSYIGIEGDDRIKLQMPAVVAQMTVITDKVLAEAFENRSDAIGFIRRLAEAKRDVAKAKGENGLTATLRANLGFSNAANSAFDIYRSPKNQQSVELKLAIPVMDWGRSKSRTKTAQANEQFITYAVEQDKQTFKQQIVTQVTLFNMMKEQILLTDEAEKIAAEKYKIASERYVLGNLSISDLSIAFQENDRAKRDYVSSLRDFWGAYYQLRYLSLYDFEKNRKITY; this comes from the coding sequence ATGCGGGGAAAATTTTTACTTATGGGTTTATTGATTATGGTTACTTTGAAAGGTTTTGCATTTCCAAAAACAGACACCCTGCAATTCACCTTACAACAGGTTGTGGAAATGGCGAAGGCAAATTCTATTGCCGCCAAACAGGCCATCACCGTAAAGGAAACCAAATACTGGGAGTGGCGTACATTCAAATCCAATTACCAGCCACAACTCGCATTGGAAGGGATTTTGCCCGGATACACCAAAACCTACACGCAGGTTCAGCAGCCCAACGGAAGTATACTTTTTCAACCTGTACATTACGATAACTCCTCGTTGACATTAAATTTTAGTCAGAGCATAGCCGCTACCGGAGGAAACATTTATGGGACCACACAGTTACAGCGTTTTGACGATTTCGACAGAAAAAGTGTGCTGTACAACGGAATCCCCTACGGCATTGGTTATACACAACCCTTACTACAGTTTAACAGCCTAAAATGGGACAAAAAAATAGAACCATTAAAATTCAATGAAAGCAAACAGGTTTTTATAGAAACACAGGAAAAAATTGCCATAACGGTTACAGAGTATTTTTTTGATTTGTTACTGGCACAGGTTAACCTGAACATTGCCGATTTAAATTATGGGAATACCAAACGCATTTTAACCATTGCCGGTACAAAATTCGAATTGGGCAAAATCTCTAAAAATGAAATGCTGCAGCTTCAGTTAGAAGTGTTAAATGCGCAGAAAGCAGTGGGTACCGCAAAACGCGATGTAGAAATTGCCACCTTAAACTTGCGGAGTTACATTGGCATTGAAGGCGACGACAGGATTAAACTACAGATGCCTGCAGTAGTGGCCCAAATGACCGTCATTACAGATAAAGTTCTAGCCGAAGCCTTCGAAAACCGTTCGGATGCTATTGGCTTTATCCGCCGTTTGGCCGAAGCCAAAAGAGATGTAGCAAAAGCAAAAGGCGAAAATGGCTTAACTGCAACCTTGAGGGCTAACCTCGGTTTCTCCAATGCGGCAAACAGTGCATTCGACATTTACCGTTCGCCAAAAAACCAGCAATCTGTCGAATTAAAGCTTGCTATCCCCGTGATGGATTGGGGAAGGTCTAAATCGCGAACCAAAACTGCTCAGGCCAACGAACAATTTATCACCTATGCTGTAGAGCAGGATAAACAGACGTTTAAACAACAGATTGTAACGCAGGTAACACTTTTTAACATGATGAAAGAACAGATCCTGCTTACTGATGAAGCCGAAAAGATTGCTGCTGAAAAATACAAAATTGCCAGCGAGCGCTATGTTCTGGGCAACCTGAGCATTAGCGATCTCAGTATCGCCTTTCAGGAAAATGACAGAGCAAAACGAGATTATGTTTCATCCCTGCGCGATTTCTGGGGTGCTTACTACCAGCTCCGTTACCTCTCGCTTTACGATTTCGAAAAAAACAGAAAAATAACCTATTAA
- a CDS encoding efflux RND transporter periplasmic adaptor subunit: MDKLIEEEVSSKRKKKTYLIIFIIIIILAMIIWLVRFYFKPSLTGADITTARVQTGIIENTINATGEVLPEFEEVLTSPINASIKNVLMDAGNKVNKGQSILSLDKSVSQTDYGKLQFQMESKENEIRKLKLDLEKSFFDIKSNNSIKQLRISNLKDAVSSAKRLLKAGGGTKEDVERAELDLKVAELEKLQLENEIKSKQQTMKIEIREAEIALAIQRNDLDALKRKLDLADVIATRPGVITWVNKNIGSSVHEGDALVKIADLSGFKVAGSMSDNLLDKIHNNMAAIIRIGNTQLRGSIVNISPSVSNAIVSFDIQLNQKDSKELRPNQKVDVFLVTATRNGVLRIANGPAFNGSNLQEVFVLKNGIAERRTVKTGLSNFDYVEILSGLKAGDEVITSDMGNYKNTKTITISN, from the coding sequence ATGGACAAACTCATTGAAGAAGAAGTTTCTTCGAAAAGGAAAAAGAAAACTTATCTCATCATTTTTATTATCATCATTATTCTGGCGATGATCATCTGGTTAGTGCGGTTTTATTTTAAGCCATCGCTAACCGGTGCCGATATTACTACAGCCAGGGTACAGACCGGAATAATTGAAAATACCATTAATGCTACCGGCGAGGTATTACCTGAATTTGAAGAGGTTTTAACAAGTCCGATAAACGCATCGATTAAAAATGTCTTAATGGATGCCGGTAACAAAGTAAATAAAGGTCAATCGATTTTATCACTTGATAAATCGGTGAGTCAAACGGATTATGGAAAACTTCAGTTTCAAATGGAATCAAAAGAAAATGAGATCCGTAAGCTGAAATTAGATCTGGAGAAGAGTTTTTTCGATATCAAATCCAATAACAGCATTAAACAATTACGTATCAGTAATCTTAAAGACGCAGTTTCTTCAGCTAAAAGATTATTAAAAGCCGGCGGCGGAACAAAGGAAGATGTAGAACGCGCTGAACTTGACTTAAAAGTTGCTGAACTGGAAAAACTTCAACTGGAAAATGAGATTAAGAGTAAACAGCAGACTATGAAAATCGAAATCAGGGAAGCTGAAATTGCTTTGGCCATCCAGAGGAATGATCTTGATGCGCTTAAACGAAAGCTCGATCTGGCCGATGTAATTGCAACAAGGCCCGGCGTAATTACCTGGGTAAACAAAAATATAGGGTCGAGTGTACATGAGGGCGATGCTTTGGTCAAAATTGCCGATCTAAGCGGTTTTAAAGTTGCCGGAAGCATGTCTGATAACTTGCTGGATAAAATACACAATAATATGGCCGCCATTATCCGCATCGGCAATACACAGTTACGCGGCTCCATTGTAAACATCTCTCCTTCAGTAAGCAACGCCATTGTTTCATTCGACATTCAATTGAACCAAAAGGACAGTAAAGAACTTCGCCCAAACCAAAAAGTTGATGTTTTTCTGGTTACCGCCACCAGAAACGGGGTATTAAGGATTGCCAATGGTCCGGCATTTAATGGTTCCAATCTTCAGGAAGTTTTTGTACTTAAAAATGGAATTGCCGAACGCAGAACCGTTAAAACCGGTTTAAGCAATTTCGATTATGTAGAAATTCTAAGCGGACTAAAAGCCGGCGATGAGGTAATTACCTCAGATATGGGCAATTATAAAAATACAAAAACCATAACCATCAGTAATTAA
- a CDS encoding YeiH family protein yields MSNRNNAADTTGALTDAGISPDKKTFLQSLTEDWWAVILGTVIIATVLYLTSNGTVISLPAFKWANSEDLLGKILSGANLLLIVEMGAVFLALASMAIGLSGGNVARFAGGFALIYLLAIVSFIIGGNKSVSYFGLEYVVFALLIGIALGNLIRLPYWLKEAVRSEFYIKTGLVILGTTILSADLIKAGLPGIIQAVIVVTVVWFFSMWLSRKLKVDDEFGVILASAVSICGVSAAIVAAGAINGDKRKLSYVTTLVLIMAIPMMVILPWAVKYFHIPEVIGGAWLGGTLDTTATVTAAGDLVGPIAVKAGVIAKFSQNVFIGVAAFFIAIWWAYKKSKGEDGVILKAERPGLKIVWERFPKFVLGFVAASLVFSFLLSPATAKSVGPTLNGLRTVWFAIAFISIGMEAKFSSLVKLQGGKPAFTFVTAQIFNIFWTLLWSYILFGGYLLPVPDFK; encoded by the coding sequence ATGTCGAATCGAAACAACGCAGCCGATACAACCGGAGCCTTAACAGATGCCGGAATAAGCCCTGATAAGAAAACATTTTTACAATCACTCACCGAAGATTGGTGGGCGGTGATATTGGGAACAGTGATTATTGCCACTGTGCTTTATTTAACCAGCAATGGTACTGTAATCAGTTTACCTGCATTTAAATGGGCAAATAGTGAAGATCTTTTGGGCAAGATATTATCGGGAGCTAACTTATTGCTGATTGTTGAAATGGGGGCTGTTTTTCTTGCCTTAGCTTCAATGGCTATAGGTTTATCGGGGGGTAATGTTGCACGGTTTGCTGGTGGTTTTGCACTTATCTATTTATTAGCCATTGTTTCCTTTATTATCGGAGGCAATAAAAGTGTATCCTATTTTGGATTGGAATATGTGGTATTTGCATTGCTTATCGGTATCGCGTTAGGTAATCTGATCAGGTTGCCCTATTGGTTAAAAGAAGCAGTGCGGTCTGAGTTTTATATTAAAACAGGTTTAGTCATATTGGGAACAACTATTTTGTCGGCCGATTTGATTAAAGCTGGTTTACCTGGTATCATACAGGCGGTTATTGTTGTTACGGTAGTCTGGTTTTTTTCGATGTGGTTGAGCCGCAAGTTAAAAGTTGATGATGAATTTGGTGTGATATTAGCGTCAGCAGTATCTATTTGCGGAGTTTCTGCAGCAATTGTAGCTGCCGGAGCTATTAATGGCGATAAACGTAAATTATCTTATGTCACCACTTTAGTGTTAATTATGGCTATCCCGATGATGGTAATTTTGCCCTGGGCGGTAAAGTATTTTCATATACCTGAAGTAATTGGAGGAGCATGGCTGGGCGGTACTTTAGATACAACGGCAACCGTAACCGCTGCAGGCGATTTGGTTGGGCCAATAGCTGTTAAAGCGGGTGTTATTGCCAAATTTTCACAAAATGTTTTTATCGGTGTAGCTGCTTTTTTTATCGCAATATGGTGGGCCTATAAAAAATCTAAAGGGGAAGATGGCGTAATCCTTAAAGCAGAGCGCCCGGGATTGAAAATTGTGTGGGAACGATTTCCGAAATTTGTATTGGGTTTTGTTGCGGCATCTTTAGTATTTTCTTTTCTTTTATCTCCTGCAACGGCAAAAAGTGTCGGGCCAACACTAAATGGTTTACGTACTGTGTGGTTTGCAATCGCATTTATTTCTATCGGTATGGAAGCTAAATTTTCATCATTGGTAAAACTTCAGGGAGGGAAACCTGCATTTACTTTTGTTACCGCACAAATATTTAATATATTCTGGACCCTTTTATGGTCGTATATTTTATTTGGCGGATATTTATTACCTGTGCCTGATTTTAAATAG
- a CDS encoding GIN domain-containing protein, whose protein sequence is MKTSINTLTKSILAAIVLSSAIFSTSAMADEKQPTKVYAPKNVTQVSVNGNVEITLVQRSKEGISYNDDNTGKVKVTQEGYALKISSVDDEVAKITLYVNNIYRVKASGDAVVKTEGKLALKYLQVFLKENAVAEINSDTESLYTVIEDNADLKLSGATEKHTLVMSKTPKLNLDRFAALTTEVSNPDTNALQTVALAK, encoded by the coding sequence ATGAAAACCTCAATCAATACCTTAACAAAATCTATATTAGCAGCTATCGTATTAAGTTCTGCTATTTTCTCTACAAGTGCAATGGCTGATGAGAAACAACCAACTAAAGTTTATGCGCCTAAAAACGTAACCCAGGTTAGCGTAAACGGAAACGTAGAAATCACCTTAGTTCAAAGATCGAAAGAAGGCATTAGCTACAATGATGACAATACTGGCAAAGTAAAAGTAACACAAGAAGGATATGCATTAAAAATCAGTTCTGTAGATGATGAAGTCGCCAAAATTACACTTTATGTTAATAATATTTACAGGGTTAAAGCATCCGGTGACGCTGTGGTAAAAACAGAGGGCAAATTGGCTTTGAAATATCTTCAGGTATTTTTAAAAGAAAATGCTGTTGCCGAAATCAATTCTGATACAGAAAGTTTATATACCGTAATCGAAGACAATGCCGATTTAAAATTGAGCGGGGCTACTGAAAAACATACCTTAGTAATGAGTAAAACACCAAAATTAAACCTGGATAGATTTGCTGCACTAACAACAGAAGTGAGTAACCCGGATACAAATGCATTGCAAACTGTTGCACTTGCAAAATAA